A window from Toxoplasma gondii ME49 chromosome IX, whole genome shotgun sequence encodes these proteins:
- a CDS encoding hypothetical protein (encoded by transcript TGME49_266890), which yields MQTFFDYILEDVTPAGAEYNPSIARPYCKMCKKDAWLSWTGKYSDYCSVDCMNRDMRANVNSERNADLPRLQESSPEPAEVFQRATLAKKVAKELKSVAQAKKAKAEALAAQEEQAHSDNEFRLQQQQLKHMAEVLQWDRMFSLAEKEDMNEHSEGRSGRETGDNRRPDADKQVNEVDTEAGKRAKAESKPQLAKRTSRHTLDDDKGQGGALHADEEGHEEVKRPIGGKPNRRLAEEGRVYKQTISGDDECRVKERLVQLETETRETHKRLRQLEGKAAKSEQAIKHELTSHPAKMRGRATQVTHADDSDRHMSTIRNDQLNSQKDAAKAGETARISDNAVRKSKTTQEGRRRKLQPVAERQLEEQRLRAGSNNTEPSQNRNAPKFRKESFSEEPTSATFVANQVKEAGDCAVCELRQSIVLPRGHAKAITQATDSNLKKKKLHITTDDLAMLRSAALTQLRLEMDGLRKQDAFIRGYVGSLWIWLDSAKGVNRLRLSFGDSLFVIVRCPTQEHQWKKWRSRCSLNLRWDEDWTVPIRYRNYPSHRYMRIELWKANFRHERASFLGEGQVPFPCFATRWNGDVQLCWNTLLGGDRIDLDCGQLHLGLKFSPLRREREGTDVCDTARDRRKIRRIKALSHETKGWSRLKLPADKTDEAVQVNLNSAPVVVSAGAPAVPSLAPLVQPSRRADESLQVDATATVSSTAVGADISRPLTIPEACDGVQADGEQHTEQVCSSNKTVSTTNPTEQVLPIPDVTEEVLDTMVPAVLGQMDEYACRVEGVHEVLGVDFDSRDFLDRTRASPGCRVTCSNRLCCRSVRSQDMRDLFEEEEFRAWGLCSACQHTVFPTKGPSKPPIKVILGEENGSPYSEFRLDSSVPVAFPDFAVVWPSSAHLFVAQGFTRLELQERIRQCQTRSELRAVLRAPLLRHFLRKDWESFKYRALKVCLDLKVDQHPRLQLLLSGTGNCQIFCPKREDTIYMSISGSCDLGEAVGKILMDKRSEIQPY from the coding sequence ATGCAAACGTTCTTCGACTATATACTGGAGGATGTAACTCCGGCTGGGGCGGAATACAATCCATCAATAGCTCGGCCGTATTGCAAGATGTGTAAGAAGGATGCCTGGCTATCATGGACGGGGAAGTATAGTGACTACTGTAGTGTTGACTGCATGAACAGAGATATGCGGGCGAATGTCAATtctgagagaaacgcagacctTCCTCGCTTGCAAGAGTCGAGTCCTGAACCTGCAGAGGTTTTCCAGAGAGCCACTCTGGCAAAGAAGGTCGCCAAGGAGTTGAAAAGTGTGGCTCAAgcgaaaaaggcgaaagCGGAGGCACTCGCTGCCCAAGAGGAACAGGCGCATAGCGACAATGAATTTCGCCTCCAACAACAACAACTCAAGCATATGGCAGAAGTTCTTCAGTGGGATCGCATGTTCTCCctcgcagagaaggaagataTGAATGAGCACTCGGAAGGAAGGAGTGGTCGGGAAACGGGAGACAACCGGAGACCGGATGCAGATAAACAAGTGAATGAGGTCGACACCGAAGCTGGAAAACGAGCGAAGGCGGAATCAAAACCCCAGTTGGCGAAGAGAACTAGTAGGCATACCCTAGACGACGATAAGGGGCAAGGGGGAGCTCTGCACGCTGATGAAGAGGGGCATGAGGAAGTGAAGAGGCCAATAGGTGGCAAGCCGAATCGACGACTGgcggaagagggaagagtATACAAGCAGACGATTTCAGGGGACGATGAATGCCGGGTGAAAGAGCGACTAGTGCAGCTGGAAACAGAAACTAGGGAGACTCACAAGCGATTGCGGCAACTCGAAGGCAAAGCCGCGAAGTCTGAGCAAGCGATCAAACACGAATTAACGAGCCATCCAGCTAAAATGCGAGGACGGGCAACGCAAGTTACACATGCGGACGACTCCGACAGACACATGAGCACTATTCGAAATGACCAGCTCAACAGTCAGAAGGACGCTGCCAAGGCCGGGGAGACTGCCAGAATCTCAGATAACGCAGTGAGGAAAAGTAAGACTACTCAGGAAGGACGACGTCGGAAACTACAACCTGTTgccgagagacagctggaAGAACAGCGACTACGTGCGGGATCGAATAATACAGAACCATCGCAGAACAGAAACGCCCCAAAATTTCGGAAAGAGAGCTTCTCTGAAGAGCCGACATCTGCCACATTTGTAGCAAATCAGGTCAAAGAAGCAGGTGACTGTGCTGTATGTGAGTTGCGACAGAGCATTGTACTACCGCGAGGCCATGCCAAAGCTATAACGCAAGCCACTGATTCCAatttgaagaagaaaaaactgcaCATCACAACTGATGATCTTGCAATGCTTCGGAGCGCTGCTCTGACACAACTGCGATTGGAGATGGATGGTTTGAGGAAACAGGACGCCTTTATTCGCGGCTACGTCGGCAGTTTGTGGATATGGCTTGACAGTGCTAAAGGAGTCAACCGTCTGCGACTCTCATTCGGAGATTCATTATTTGTCATTGTCAGATGCCCCACTCAGGAACATCAGTGGAAAAAGTGGCGATCCCGATGTAGTCTCAACCTTCGTTGGGATGAGGACTGGACTGTCCCCATTAGATACAGGAATTATCCTTCGCATCGTTATATGCGTATTGAGCTGTGGAAAGCAAATTTTCGACACGAACGGGCAAGCTTCTTAGGTGAAGGACAGGTCCCTTTTCCTTGCTTTGCAACCCGATGGAACGGCGACGTTCAGCTGTGCTGGAACACCCTCCTTGGAGGAGATCGCATTGACTTGGACTGCGGTCAGCTGCACTTGGGGTTGAAGTTCTCCCCGCTACGTCgggaacgagaaggaacagacgTTTGCGACACTGCGAGGGATAGACGGAAGATACGCCGTATCAAAGCACTAAGTCACGAAACGAAAGGATGGAGTAGACTTAAACTGCCAGCAGATAAAACTGACGAAGCAGTACAAGTGAACTTGAATTCTGCGCCTGTTGTGGTTTCGGCAGGAGCACCTGCCGTGCCATCACTGGCACCGCTTGTGCAACCAAGTAGAAGAGCTGATGAATCTCTACAGGTGGATGCCACTGCCACTGTTTCTTCGACTGCAGTTGGTGCAGATATTTCGCGGCCTCTTACTATACCAGAGGCATGCGACGGAGTACAGGCAGACGGTGAACAGCACACTGAACAGGTCTGTTCGTCAAATAAGACGGTATCGACCACCAACCCTACTGAACAGGTGTTGCCAATCCCCGACGTAACCGAGGAGGTGTTAGATACTATGGTGCCTGCGGTGCTCGGGCAAATGGATGAGTACGCTTGCAGGGTAGAAGGCGTGCATGAGGTGTTGGGTGTAGATTTTGACAGTAGGGATTTTCTGGACAGAACGCGTGCATCACCAGGTTGCCGGGTTACCTGCTCCAACAGGCTGTGCTGTCGATCAGTCAGAAGTCAGGATATGAGGGATCTTTTTGAGGAAGAGGAGTTTCGAGCATGGGGCCTCTGCTCAGCATGTCAGCACACCGTATTTCCGACGAAGGGGCCTTCCAAACCACCGATCAAAGTTATACTTGGGGAGGAGAATGGCTCGCCCTACAGTGAGTTCAGGTTGGACAGTTCCGTACCTGTGGCCTTCCCGGACTTTGCAGTCGTGTGGCCATCCAGCGCGCATCTCTTTGTAGCACAGGGGTTTACCCGCCTGGAACTCCAAGAGCGGATCCGGCAGTGCCAAACCAGGAGTGAACTTAGGGCCGTGTTGAGGGCGCCGTTGCTACGACATTTTCTAAGGAAGGACTGGGAGTCTTTCAAATATCGTGCGCTGAAAGTATGCTTGGATCTGAAGGTAGACCAGCACCCGCGATTGCAACTTTTGTTGTCTGGTACTGGAAACTGCCAAATTTTTTGTCCAAAACGTGAGGACACTATATACATGAGTATCAGTGGCTCGTGCGACCTTGGGGAAGCCGTGGGGAAAATTCTAATGGATAAACGCAGTGAAATTCAGCCATATTAG
- a CDS encoding dihydrouridine synthase, putative (encoded by transcript TGME49_266880), with amino-acid sequence MVATVDSEGPGKPILSVAPMLAVTNTHFRNFMRCFTREAQLWTEMVTDGAILNNMDRLQQNLCLEDIEHPIVCQLGGSDPKTLAEAGKLIEKLGFDEINLNVGCPSNRVVSQGCFGAALMKTPETVRDIVHEIRRHVQIPVTVKTRIGYDHCDSRDVLRNFVQTVSAGGCRHFIVHARKAWLKGVDPKKNRSVPPLLYGRVYDLCDQFPHLDFSLNGGVRSIQQAIDLAAGKWTDGTAEMDALLRRITRDKTVKPLRGVMLGRAASADPCILANVDTDFYGADANPPTSHSRRTVLEAYRNYIKPFAEDGEYSHFALLKPVLGVFNGMPGNRLFRFTLDHLMRDQSRVWTAEEILAHTMAAVDETFPGVLEYPLRCPKPCRYDELSSKREANES; translated from the exons ATGGTAGCTACCGTTGATTCGGAGGGGCCAGGCAAGCCGATTCTCTCGGTAGCGCCTATGCTTGCGGTCACAAATACTCATTTCAG GAATTTTATGCGGTGCTTTACAAGAGAGGCACAGCTCTGGACGGAGATGGTCACCGACGGTGCGATATTGAACAACATGGATAGGCTTCAACAGAATCTTT GTCTAGAGGACATCGAGCATCCCATCGTTTGTCAACTAG gAGGTTCAGATCCGAAGACTCTTGCAGAAGCTGGAAAGCTTATTGAGAAGCTAGGCTTTGACGAAATCAACTTAAATGTCGGTTGCCCGAGCAATCGGGTTGTTTCTCAAG GCTGCTTCGGCGCCGCTTTGATGAAAACGCCGGAAACTGTGCGAGATATCGTTCACGAGATACGACGCCACGTCCAAATTCCTGTTACAGTAAAGACGCGTATAGGCTACGACCACTGTGACTCCCGTGATGTTCTTAGAAATTTCGTCCAG ACGGTTTCGGCTGGGGGTTGCCGGCACTTCATCGTACATGCTCGAAAGGCCTGGCTGAAA GGAGTCGACCCCAAAAAAAACCGTTCAGTTCCGCCGCTTCTCTACGGGAG GGTGTATGATCTTTGCGACCAGTTTCCGCATCTGGATTTCTCTTTGAACGGCGGTGTTAGGTCAATACAGCAAGCTATCGACCTAGCTGCTGGAAAATGGACTGATGGCACTGCAGAAATGGATGCTCTCCTGCGTCGAATAACCCGAGACAAAACTGTGAAACCACTCCGAGGAGTGATGCTCGGTCGTGCTGCCAGCGCCGATCCGTGCATCCTGGCAAACGTCGACACCGATTTTTACG GGGCAGATGCTAATCCGCCAACCTCGCACAGTCGCAGGACGGTTCTCGAA GCGTACCGGAATTATATAAAACCATTCGCGGAGGACGGAGAATACAGCCACTTCGCTTTGCTGAAGCCAGTTCTTGGCGTGTTTAATGGAATGCCTGGAAACAGACTTTTCAGGTTTACTTTAG ATCACTTGATGAGGGATCAGTCCCGTGTGTGGACTGCCGAGGAGATTCTCGCACATACCATGGCAGCTGTTGACGAAACCTTTCCCGGTGTTCTTGAGTATCCGCTACGGTGTCCGAAGCCTTGCCGCTACGATGAACTCTCAAGCAAGCGGGAAGCGAATGAAAGCTAG
- a CDS encoding transporter, major facilitator family protein (encoded by transcript TGME49_266870~Predicted trans-membrane domain (TMHMM2.0):29-52:61-84:95-114:118-141:153-176:180-203:222-245:259-282:288-306:309-332:344-367:376-396), with translation MTACKEVESNICTKLSELNTWGANFVKTPIGIGHGLLTTYAIGYTIQIALLPYVIMELNEPVQVNAFVLGVFAFFQLMGALVFGRLADFIGPRNSFVLALGSSAAVYILMAIASNMTILYISQIPALFMHGFQAAALLVCLETDEKHRTPSIAYLNLSYGGGMVLGGFLGALVSSFLGARGTLLVSGVIQICGCFLAFALDGLQMLQLEWNRLTEIVKRTQSVCVLLLVGLMPILMTRFAFTAVAVDQFGLTPTQTNYLVTMIGMMTFAAEGLLAPALASRFGDVSCERYSVPVAFVGFLLLFLVGPSSLFMIVLLLLAPLCAGAVLYICATSQMTKRVEPSAVGSTLGLNGALFFAVAGLSQFVGLPVYAYYGMRAYWGFCVAISGLLSFYIFVLDEKIWNAYPPDSGTSASLSVFQ, from the exons ATGACGGCTTGCAAAGAGGTGGAGAGCAACATCTGCACCAAATTATCGGAGCTAAACACCTGGGGGGCAAACTTCGTGAAAACTCCCATTGGGATCGGCCATGGTCTGCTGACCACTTACGCAATTGGCTACACTATTCAG ATTGCGCTTTTGCCCTATGTGATCATGGAGCTAAATGAACCAGTCCAG GTCAATGCCTTTGTCCTAG GCGTGTTCGCATTTTTTCAGCTCATGGGTGCGCTTGTTTTTGGGCGACTTGCCGATTTCATAGGTCCAAGAAATTC TTTCGTTTTGGCTTTGGGGTCATCGGCAGCTGTGTATATTTTG ATGGCAATAGCCAGCAATATGACTATACTTTACATAAGCCAGATCCCTGCACTTTTCATGCATGGGTTCCAGGCCGCTGCGTTGCTAGTCTGCCTTGAAACGGATGAAAAACACCGGACTCCGTCCATTGCGTATTTGAATCTTTCTTACGGCGGTGGCATGGTCCTCGGAGGTTTTCTTGGTGCACTCGTCAGTTCCTTCCTCGGGGCCCGTGGGACATTGCTCGTGTCCGGAGTAATCCAGATTTGCGGATGTTTCTTAGCCTTCGCCTTGG ATGGACTTCAAATGCTGCAATTGGAGTGGAATAGGTTGACGGAAATTGTCAAGCGAACACAATCAGTCTGTGTTCTGCTGCTGGTGGGGTTGATGCC CATTCTTATGACACGATTCGCATTCACAGCTGTCGCCGTCGACCAGTTCG GACTCACA CCGACTCAGACGAACTACTTAGTCACGATGATCGGCATGATGACATTTG CCGCTGAGG GTCTTCTAGCGCCTGCACTTGCATCACGATTCG GTGATGTCTCGTGCGAGAGATACTCGGTCCCCGTTGCTTTCGTTGGCTTCTTACT GCTTTTTTTAGTCGGACCCAGCTCGTTATTCATgatcgttcttctccttctcgcgccgC TGTGTGCTGGAGCAGTGCT ATACATCTGCGCTACATCGCAGATGACGAAACGAGTTGAACCATCAGCAGTTGGTTCCACTTTAGGCTTGAACGGCgcactcttcttcgctgtcgcagGTCTCTCTCAGTTTGTCGGCCTGCCCGTCTACGCATACTACG GGATGCGGGCATACTGGGGTTTCTGCGTTGCCATCTCAGGCTTGCTGAGCTTCTACATCTTCGTGCTGGACGAGAAAATATGGAATGCGTATCCTCCTGACTCTGGCACGTCCGCTAGTCTTAGCGTGTTTCAGTGA
- a CDS encoding BTB/POZ domain-containing protein (encoded by transcript TGME49_266860), producing MEAVTTKMHWETVTYTWEVKDFVDLREMAQNELTDGCTRLESTTFHDFALWLFPNGQKQHSSVNSIDISLMYRGSKDFVVAKWSACFLDEEDQPVPRTRLGDPLKKYFRGGDGRRFSYSPSDASIQKWLVDGALRVKCEVQIAMELTSSRPLRGSGKTADNSFKQDIVKYCERDETRDVSINCGKEVYRASRFMLAARSEVLQAMLEGKFKEASESEINFEELSPHIAKQILDFIHYDRCSLLEGSPKAGKDGDKRKRIHDILQLFAAADKYDIKGLGDLCQDALIQNMDHYTIADIMVFAEQISSQKLLQAGQTYLQYTNAWTLWQALRGSASTTPVSVTTNFRLMEAPTKEVKQV from the exons ATGGAAGCCGTGACGACGAAGATGCACTGGGAGACAGTTACATACACCTGGGAAGTGAAAGATTTTGTCGACCTTCGAGAAATGGCTCAGAATGAAC TGACTGATGGATGCACCCGACTAGAGAGCACAACATTCCACGACTTCGCGCTCTGGCTTTTCCCAAACGGACAGAAACAACACAGCTCGGTTAACAGCATCGATATCTCTCTCATGTATCGCGGTTCTAAGGATTTCGTCGTCGCAAAGTGGTCTGCTTGCTTTCTCGATGAAGAAGACCAGCCAG TTCCGCGAACGCGCCTCGGTGACCCGTTGAAAAAGTACTTCCGTGGTGGAGACGGACGCAGGTTTTCATACTCCCCAAGCGACGCCAGCATACAAAAATGGCTAGTCGACGGTGCTCTTCGGGTGAAATGCGAGGTGCAAATAGCAATGGAACTCACTTCAT CAAGACCGCTAAGAGGCAGCGGCAAGACGGCAGATAATTCTTTCAAGCAAGATATCGTCAAGTACTGCGAGAGGGATGAGACACGTGATGTTTCTATAAATTGCGGGAAAGAAGTCTACAGAGCTTCCCGTTTCATGCTTGCCGCCCGCTCAGAG GTGCTCCAGGCAATGCTTGAAGGCAAATTCAAAGAGGCTTCTGAATCGGAAATCAATTTTGAAGAGTTGTCTCCGCATATCGCCAAGCAGATCTTAGACTTTATCCACTACGATCGCTGTTCCCTGTTGGAAGGGTCACCGAAGGCAGGCAAGGATGGCgacaaaaggaaaaggaTTCATGATATCCTGCAACTGTTCGCTGCGGCCGACAAGTACGATATAAAG GGCCTGGGGGACCTATGCCAGGATGCTTTGATTCAAAACATGGATCATTATACCATCGCCGACATCATGGTTTTCGCTGAGCAGATCAGTTCTCAGAAGCTGCTACAGGCCG GCCAAACCTACTTGCAATATACAAACGCTTGGACACTGTGGCAAGCTCTACGTGGTTCTGCTTCAACCACTCCAGTATCTGTTACTACGAACTTCCGTCTGATGGAAGCGCCAACAAAGGAAGTGAAGCAAGTGTGA
- a CDS encoding 3-demethylubiquinone-9 3-O-methyltransferase (encoded by transcript TGME49_266850), with protein MKTPSTFSSTCCKALLRRALPSSFQQDSQSLILPDELLAVSTQSSHADRVWNYRTQRKKRDLVRSESVALSSYSPSGARFLSISPSVKLKHTYAGAAGSTSIERRGGGTCIDSHSSVSLIPGQKTEFSPGAMGAPPDASTLPHGEAEMRDIFVRGMSTNGQNPSPSPAMTTVNANEVRHFNQLSGEWWDLNGSLGALHDFNPHRVGFIKSSLQKLCFFQAILRRRSLQGPGTTESAGKLPARDIKNTRTLTQQRGNLAQGTEGGGAQSEMEEPQVGDTRGVLDGVRILDIGCGGGILAEAMARDGAFVTGLDAATEAITAAEARRLNGPYAPVVRDRQRFIHGSLEDFCSGKIQQTLEGPQSSFFPNHQQSLFDVVVCSEVLEHVDGGLEGVEAVIATAARQALAPGGLFVLSTLNRTPENYLVSIVAAEHLCGIVPKGTHDWNKFLKPDELREIGERHGLRLMEQRGFFYVPFLRTFVREPFCRFSFAMAFEKI; from the exons ATGAAGACACCTTCAACCTTTTCTTCAACTTGCTGTAAggcgctgctgcggcgcgcCTTGCCGTCGTCTTTCCAGCAGGATAGCCAGAGTCTCATTTTGCCCGACGAACTACTGGCAGTGTCAACACAATCATCTCATGCAGATCGCGTGTGGAACTACAGAACacaacggaagaagagggactTAGTACGCAGCGAGTCCGTTGCTCTGTCTTCATATTCACCGTCAGGCGcacgttttctctcgatATCACCGTCCGTGAAGCTGAAGCACACATATGCTGGTGCGGCGGGAAGCACCTCCATCGAACGGCGCGGTGGAGGCACCTGCATTGATAGCcattcctctgtgtctctcatTCCAGGGCAAAAAACAGAGTTTTCTCCCGGGGCGATGGGTGCGCCCCCTGACGCGTCCACCCTTCCTCATGGAGAAGCTGAGATGCGAGACATTTTCGTCCGTGGTATGTCCACAAACGGCCAGAAtccctccccttctccgGCGATGACAACTGTAAATGCCAACGAAGTTCGGCACTTCAACCAGCTCAGTGGCGAATGGTGGGACCTTAACGGGTCTCTCGGTGCCCTGCATGACTTTAATCCCCATCGCGTAGGTTTCATTAAGAGCAGTCTGCAGAAActttgttttttccaggCTATTCTTCGCCGGCGTTCACTGCAGGGCCCTGGAACAACTGAATCCGCCGGGAAACTTCCTGCGCGTGACATTAAAAATACGCGGACCCTTACTCAACAACGAGGCAATTTAGCGCAAGGTACTGAGGGCGGAGGAGCGCAATCCGAGATGGAGGAACCGCAAGTTGGTGATACACGAGGGGTTCTGGATGGGGTCAGAATTTTGGATATTGGATGCGGCGGAGGTATCTTGGCTGAGGCAATGGCTCGAGACGGAGCGTTCGTTACGGGCCTCGATGCCGCGACAGAAGCCATCACAGCTGCTGAAGCAAGACGTTTGAACG GTCCATACGCCCCGGTTGtaagagacagacaacggTTCATTCACGGCTCGCTCGAGGACTTCTGCAGTGGCAAGATTCAACAAACCCTTGA AGGACCCCAGAGCAGTTTCTTCCCGAACCATCAGCAGAGCCTCTTCGACGTTGTCGTTTGCTCCGAGGTACTTGAGCATGTGGATGGAGGGTTGGAAGGCGTCGAGGCAGTTATAGCAACTGCGGCACGGCAAGCCCTCGCTCCTGGAGGTCTGTTTGTTCTGTCAACTTTAAACAGAACGCCGGAGAATTACCTCGTGTCTATCGTTGCAGCGGAGCACCTCTGCGGTATCGTTCCCAAG GGAACGCACGACTGGAATAAATTTCTGAAGCCTGACGAACTACGGGAGATAGGCGAGAGACACGGCCTGCGACTGATGGAGCAGCGTGGCTTCTTCTATGTTCCGTTTCTTCGAACATTTGTACGGGAGCCCTTTTGCAGGTTCTCTTTTGCAATGGCATTTGAGAAAATCTGA
- a CDS encoding hypothetical protein (encoded by transcript TGME49_266840), whose translation MASCVMRTTSAARPVPSFLEELFRGVVEGKSSLLRGHFSRRGTDTFRLPHIQFGEPPTGAARLATKLTRSAKAASNSCGAREATDDVMIWEGRRCHSLMNRFRSDSLTVDSPVGRSPPRPRLGKRALQSQAGHCTRRRSTTEAPQKCTVASSDGQQRVTAAPLNSTGCSSFGHHAWVRRCWSVVCNSSTASPLGVVSHFGAFPLRLFSSATKQTGTQISRAVGEAFSAPVATNEASQKKDSNKLGGKERLTQSERSRKYSVSAGQLGCTPRHFNLNSWSGGDTVKSLAAAEQWEPSPLTLKQHQQVVVWKKDRTCILCKKEVQGGNVEKVETACEKAWRFLSGYSRSAHVCPILPQMRILRYGELPLRDRAKFDAKLRRE comes from the exons ATGGCGAGTTGCGTCATGCGCACAACATCGGCGGCGCGGCCGGTGCCGTCCTTCCTCGAAGAATTGTTCCGGGGAGTTGTCGAGGGAAAATCGTCGCTTCTGCGGGGGCATTTCTCACGTAGAGGCACTGATACTTTCAGGCTCCCTCATATCCAATTCGGGGAACCCCCGACAGGAGCCGCACGCCTTGCGACGAAACTGACTCGCAGCGCGAAGGCTGCGTCGAACTCTTGCGGTGCCCGAGAAGCCACTGACGATGTGATGATTTGGGAGGGTCGACGATGCCACTCTTTGATGAATCGTTTCCGGTCCGACAGCCTCACCGTCGACAGTCCCGTCGGACGCTCAccgcctcgtcctcggcTGGGCAAGCGTGCTCTCCAGAGTCAAGCCGGGCATTGTACCAGACGGCGTTCTACCACTGAGGCACCTCAAAAATGCACAGTCGCATCTTCAGATGGACAACAACGTGTAACCGCAGCTCCCCTTAATTCCACCGGTTGCAGTTCTTTTGGACACCACGCGTGGGTACGCCGATGTTGGTCCGTTGTCTGTAACTCTTcgactgcctctcctttGGGAGTAGTCAGTCATTTTGGGGCATTTCCGCTTCGCCTTTTTTCCAGCGCCACAAAGCAAACCGGAACGCAGATCTCGAGGGCGGTGGGCGAAGCTTTTTCGGCGCCAGTGGCGACAAATGAGGCATCTCAGAAGAAAGATTCCAACAAGTTGGGGGGAAAAGAGCGACTCACCCAGTCTGAACGCTCCAGGAAATATTCTGTTTCTGCAGGCCAGCTCGGGTGCACGCCAAGACATTTTAACTTGAATAGCTGGTCTGGAGGTGACACGGTCAAGTCTTTGGCTGCCGCCGAGCAGTGGGAACCTTCGCCTCTGACTCTGAAACAGCATCAGCAAGTCGTCGTTtggaagaaggacagaaCGTGCATTTTGTGCAAG AAGGAGGTCCAAGGAGGGAATGTTGAGAAAGTCGAGACTGCGTGCGAAAAGGCCTGGCGGTTCCTCTCCGGCTATTCTAGAAGCGCTCACGTTTGCCCTATTCTTCC GCAAATGCGAATCCTGCGATATGGCGAGCTACCTCTGCGAGATCGTGCGAAGTTCGATGCCAAGCTGCGCAGAGAATGA